The nucleotide window ACATGATTCTCTTGCTCCTAATGAAAGTCTTCATTCAAGGGAAGTGGCAATGACTCTCACACAATCTTGACGACTACAATAAGTAGCAGAACTCACCAAGAACGAGAAGTTATCTTCAATAGTGTTTAGTTTTCCTTTCCAGTATGACTCTTCTCCATAGCAAATGCTTTTGCCACTGTTCCCTAGAACCGTTCTGCCCAATGTTAATAGGATCCTTGCCCTTAACCCATTTCTTGTCCAAATGAAGTCAGTGGTCATCAGGCAGTCCTCAGGTTAAAAAGCTGTTCTTCCAAGAAGGCACCCCCAAAACCATATTGCTCTTCATGCAGACTAATTTCTTCAGGCGACAAGTGGCTTCCTCCAAGAACAAAGTCTGCAAATCTAAtaagtagtttttttgttttaaataaagttaatgtTATCACAGAAAGGTTTATGTGGAAGATAACATGTTCTCTTGCTATTTATcctctttttaattaaatttgactTTACATCAATAGAGAATGGCATTTATACATTGGGTGTAAAAATGGGAATGGCTTAGGTGATCCCTCTGTAGATattcagagaaagagcagagaaggaggccGACTTACGAGCACTGACTGCTGCCTTTCCTAACGAGTCCtgttttctaattccttttctcttattagagtcattattcattcattattttagtaCATCAATACTTTCCCCCTTCAATGTTTAATTTGAGGGCACTGTTATTTAGATAAAACTATGAAGGAAGGGAAGCAGTAAGGAAAAAGATTTTGGGACAAAGATGTCTTTCCTGGTAAGCTTTGACAATTACTTTCAACACCGGTCACTTCTCATGTGGAAGTTATGTTTATGACCTTCCCTATCAAACATCAGGTCACTATTTGTCCTGACATTAGCAGCTCTGTGCAAGTCAGAGCACTGAAGAAAGAGCAGGGCCACTGACAGTTTCCGCATCATGGGTTCTCCTGGGCAGCAGTCTGTTCCTAATGTGAAGTACCTGTAGCAAACCGTCACAGTGTTTTCACAATCATCCCAACCCCAGTGTGGTCCCGGCAGCTGAGCAGGGCTTACTTGttaggagcctggagtctggagaCTACCAGCCACGTGGGGAAGTCGGGCCTGCGGCAGGCTCCACGCAGCTCCTCCAGGGCACTGCTTGTCTCAGCATCAGCCTGTTCCCGGTATTCATCTTCAGTAAGATACTTAAACACTGGCTTCTTGGATGTccaccatttcttcattttcctaaaaCATGTGGCATTTGGTTGCTAGATTCCTGGTCATATTTGACTGCTCAATTCAACCCTTAAGATTTATAAAACTACATTTCTTAGAAAGTAACAGTAATACTTAACTTCCTTGACACCACACTATACTTTTTTATGGTTCCTACTGTGACTATGGAATACAGAACATGCAGTTTGGGCTAATAGtacatttcttctcttcctggacCATCCTAAATAATGTTCTTAGGAATTTGCGACTCAATTTCTGATAAACATGTTAATTGtattctcagtaatttttaatcGCACAATCAGACCATTAAAAGTCTGGTTTCCTTATGCTTAGCCTGCTCATTATCTTGGGCACTAACAGAAGCAAATCTTTTGAGATACCGTTTTACAGAGACCTGGTAGAATTCATGGCCACTTACTTGCTAgacctaaagggaaaaaaaaaaaaaaaaaaaggaagatttgtGGGATATCACCTCCACCTAGTGGTGGTGATTCTGACTAATCCTAGAGACAGGGAGTAAATACCATACAAAGGTCGTTTGTGTACAATAATTTATAATTCCTCCTTTGCTTACATGCTAAGGGGCTCAttattggaattttctttttgaatcagGAAAGTCCTAAAGGGGAGAATCTCATAAAGATGGTAATGATGATAAGGTTTTAACACATATGTTACATTtatcaatgagtttttaaaaatgttcttgggTGGTTTAAAATTTAACCAGAGATTCCCAAATCTGGATAAGTACAAGAATTACCAGGAGGTGgttaaacatatattttctggAGTGTTGGGACCTGAAAAGTCTTTTAAAGATTGTGTGGTGGATGATGAGTCGGATTGAGGAACCACCaatattgtttccttttccttgtctgaACACCTAGCCTGGTCTCCCTAGAGGAAAACCTCTGGTCTCTGAGCAGAAGACTGGACACAGTCCTGGCTTTGAGTTTCACCCACTGTATCAACTGAGGCAACTATTAACAGCTCTGACCCTCACTTGGCTCATATGAACAAAGTGAAAGCAACAACATCTACCtcacaggacacctgggtggctcagtgggttaagtgtccaactttggctccggtcatgatctcgtggtttgtgagttcgagccccgtgttgggctctgtgctaacagcttagctcagagcctgcttcagattctgtgtctcccttgctctttgcccCTTGTGCACTTTTGCCAtctctgtcataaataaataaacttaaaaaaatttttttttaaatataacatctAAACCTCATTAGGTCACTATACAGGTTAGATGAGATATTTTGTGTAAAGCGAGTGGCctatagtaagtgttcaataaggATAATCAAGAGAGTAGCTACCATATATTAGGATATATTCAAACAGCTCTTTGTAAAACTAAAATACTGTACAAATCAAGGTATTATTTCTCTGGTTTGTTATTTATGttcctgttttgttgttgttttgtcttgtACTTGTTCACATAATTATTcattagcaaaatgaaaagctaaagaagttacaaaacattttattagGTTTGTGTTAACAGAACGCACAGCAAATGCATAAAAGGACCATCACACAGGCAACAGAACACACCTTACACTTGGTGAGGCAGCTGGAGGTTTAAAACAAAAGGGGCCCAAATGCTAACCCGCGTTCCTCAAGCCACAAGCCTGGCAAAGGACCCAGGCCTGGGGAATGTGGATGGCTAGCCTCCTCCCAGCAGAGGGACCTCTGATAGTCCCAGGCACCTTTGGCCTCTGAGGGAGTGCAGAGAGCAGCTAGCAGCAGCCCCTCTGTCCCAGCCTCGCTACCTTGCAGTCTTGCCAACATTCTCTGCACAAGGGCCCTGTCCTGTCACTGGCTATATGTGTAGTAGCAGATCCATAGACTATAGTTACCAGAGTCTCCTTCCTCTCAGCCAGGTTTacctcataaatatttattaacaccCTCActccctcactgtctctctgcccgaCTCTGGGCCCTCATCACCTCTTGCCTGGACTGCTATGATGTCACTGTCCCAGGGCCTCCCGCTTACATCCACCCTCTGTGCCAGAAGGCAGATGGGCCACATTCTGCCACCCAATGAGGTTCACGGTCTCTGCTTTGATTGTgttaactgtatttttatttttagattagttgccaacatttaaaaataataagaattcaCATTCAAATCCATATTTCcagcttttctaaaaaaaaacaaaagatctggcaaggcagagcccatATTCCTATGTGGTAATAATCAGCTCAAGCTGAGTAGTAACTGCCCCCTTACTGATGAGGTTGCATTGTAGAATTTCTCACAGTCCTCATGATGGCCCCACTGACTCACCCCTGCTCAGCATCACCCAGTCAGGACCAGCCCCAAGCATTTGGATTTGTAAGTCTGGTCTAGGCAGCAGGCAGAGAATGCTGACTGCATTGCAGAATGGCTTCTTGCCTCCACTGTGCACAGGATCCGACTAGATTCCTTAACACAGCCTGTGATGCCTCCACAACCTGGCCGACGGCCACCTCCCTTGCCTGCCTCATGATGCTACCAAACTGGGCTTTCTCCCTGTCAGGGAGGTCCTTCCCACATTTATTCACCCGGCTGTTTTAATTCATTAAGATTCAGCCCAGTAATATCTCTTTCAGGAACGCTCCTGAACTCTCTCTATGTGCCACAGTCCCTGAACAGGCATATTTTTAACACTCCAAAGATACAGAAACGCATGCTGATGGCGCAGCAAGTACACCTCAAGGGTAGGGACTATCTCCTTCATCTGTGCACCTGACACAAAAACAGGTGTTCAGGCTCAGTGACTAAGGAGAGACATAATACAGTTGTGACAACAGAAGCTACCTCatctctctttctgtatttttcaaggGCTTAAGccttaactttattaaaaaaaatttttttttaacctttatttatttttgagacagagatagacagaacatgaatgggggagggtcacagagagagggaggcacagaatctgaaacaggctccaggctctgagctgtcagcacagagcccgacgtggggctcaaactcatggaccggagatcatgacctgagccgaagttggacacttaaccgactaagccacccaggcgccccttaagccTTAACTTTAAacctaaaaaaacccaaaaagtctAAGCATAAACAATACATTCATTTAGCTCTATTTCATAAGCACAACAAATACCTTTAAAGCAATCTTGGGTCCTAATGAAAGGAAATGtagaataaaagtagaaattgtAGGCAACCCAGAACCCAAGTAATTTTGCCCCTGATCTCAGTAAGTTCTAGGTGAGCTGTAATTACCTAGTATTTGGGGGGAGACCTCTGAAAGATTAATGAAGACTAGAAATGGAGATGGGATTAGATGCTTAAATTCTCTATCCGCTTTCTCTCCCAAATCCCCAGATGAAATGTAGTTAATTGTGAGACTAAATAGGACACATCCAAGAAACTTCcccaaacaataaagaaaaccagAACTCAAAATGTCACATttacaaggagaaaaaagatacGCACCACCTCATATAAGTGAACACCTTCAGTGGGTAGCGTAGACTCCTGGAAGCCAGGATGAGGATCAGAGCTGCATAGGAGCCCTGGGGCACGGTGACTCCACAATAGATCAGAACCAGGGCGAGGAGCCGCAGTGTCCACGTCAAAAGAGTCACGCTCCTTTCATCAACCAGGGGCCCATGCTTATAACAAACAGCAAAGCTGAGCAATCCAGCTACCAAAACATAGCCTGTAAAAGCAGAAGAACTTGAAAATCTGAACCTGAAGTTATGTGAAAGATCCTGGTAGAGCCTTGACTTAAGCAGAAAAccttcatttgtgttttctttttccaaagaagtaagGCTGAAAAACACATCGAGGGGTAGTTATTCCTTCAATGTGAGATACTGTGCTGACTTTTTGTGATAATTAAGGTTgtctaataataaattattatgatatgtatattttttagttCAGAGTCCTAGATGGGCAAATGTTACCATAGTTCCTTTGGTCAGGAATAAGCCTCAGCATATGTCACAGTTGGCTACAAaccctattttttcatttttactttctagtcaaaaaaggaaaatatagtgGAGGGATCAGTCTATATCCCCCCTAATACAGTGCTCAGTTTCTACATTAATAATGGCAGGATGATGAGATATTCTGCATCCTCCCTCTGATCTGATGTGAAATACACATCTCCTCTGATGTATACTATGAAAAATGGTTCACTTGTGTCTAAGAAAGCCTCAAGATCTAATTTCCAGTTTAGGAAATacaggggagagaggagcaaGTTAAATTATACCACAAAGGAGTAATCAGAAAAATCCAGACAGTTGGGACACTCTACAGGACAACTAGTCTCTTCACCAGAGCACTATGATGAAAAAAGCAATTGTTATGGATTAAAAAAGACCTACAAGacataataaatgcaaaatatggTACTGGACTATATCCCACCTTATACAGACCAGCCTGAGTAATTTAtgtaattattgatttttttaagatttaacaGTTATTTAACTATAGaagaaaatgctctttttttttagagatgtttactgaaatatttagaagaacATACCATGATAtctgtaatttactttaaaaatacttaagcataaaaagaaaaatgagctaaagacataaaaatcttcaattaaaacaaaaattgattgCTTCTGTTTTGGGTGGGTGGACTTATGTGAGAAGTTTGGCACTAAGGGCTTAGGAGAAAGTTGACCCTCCCATTCTCCATTATTCcccaattaaaacaaataaataatttttaaaacttgttcatttgtttttgctttcaggAAATAAGAACAAGTGGTTTCTTAATAGCTTCTCTGTTTCTGAAAATTCAAGTTTTCATTAGTAAtttatatttaggatttttcaCCTTTCATGCTgaattcattaagaaaaagaaagagtcatGATTCAAAGCATAAAAGCAGTCAAAAGGGACAAATACTTTTTTGCTCTTTTCATCATTAGTACAGAAAACTAAGAAAGATGTCATTGGgaaatagactaaaatgagatcTAAAAGGgttacctgggtggttcagtcagttgggtgtccgactcttgatttcggctcgggttgtgatctcaccctttgtgagttcaagcccccccatcaggctctatgctgacagggagaagcctgcttgggattccctctgtctctctcctctcctctctccctccctccctctctcccttcctctctctctctctctctctctctgtacctcccccacttatgctctctccaaataaataaataaacaaacttaaagaaaaagagagatctaATGAACTGAAATCATCAACtgtgggaataaaataaaatgtttttaacagcACTTCTCCTTAGttcaaaaggaaaatttagaTGCTAGAGAGAAACATACTTCCAAAGGAAGGCCTCTTAGTTATACTTTCAGCTTTGTCaataatacatgtgtatatatatatattttaattacctacctaatatatatattctgttttcatgCCATAGCCACTTCAGATCTTCCATCAAATGGCATACAACATAAACTGAAGCAAACCAAC belongs to Panthera tigris isolate Pti1 chromosome C1, P.tigris_Pti1_mat1.1, whole genome shotgun sequence and includes:
- the NEMP2 gene encoding nuclear envelope integral membrane protein 2 isoform X2, with the protein product MDLIKTSESDCYCYNRNSRMEWKYMWSTLQVKITSSGLLNIAYITGRHNCQYPETILSFIKCVIHNFWTPKESNEVTIIINPYGETMCFSVKPVRKIFIYTISVNRNIVDFKLFLVFVAGIFLFFYAKTLSRSPIFFYSSGTVLGVLMTLVFVLLLVKRFIPKYSTFWALMVGCWFASVYVVCHLMEDLKWLWHENRIYILGYVLVAGLLSFAVCYKHGPLVDERSVTLLTWTLRLLALVLIYCGVTVPQGSYAALILILASRSLRYPLKVFTYMRWKMKKWWTSKKPVFKYLTEDEYREQADAETSSALEELRGACRRPDFPTWLVVSRLQAPNKFADFVLGGSHLSPEEISLHEEQYGFGGAFLEEQLFNLRTA